A stretch of Leisingera sp. S132 DNA encodes these proteins:
- a CDS encoding invasion associated locus B family protein has protein sequence MLKSLTPITLAAMLAMTAPLAAQEATTEDTSTTEQAAEAETAEQAEQSGSTADQLLDLGEPVNDGPRLGDRYSKEKHGDWDLACIRTEQENDPCSLLQVLAGPQGNPMAEVSLFRIEQQGGQAVAGATVIVPLETLLPAALTISIDGAPAKRYNYSFCNPLGCVAQIGLTQSDIDAFKKGKEAVLSLRPAPAPDQVVEMKLSLSGFTAGYDVVDVVKQ, from the coding sequence ATGTTGAAGTCCCTGACCCCGATCACGCTTGCCGCGATGCTGGCCATGACCGCGCCGCTGGCGGCGCAGGAAGCGACCACAGAAGACACGAGCACCACGGAACAGGCCGCAGAGGCGGAAACCGCGGAGCAGGCAGAGCAATCGGGATCGACTGCAGATCAGCTGCTGGACCTGGGCGAACCGGTAAATGACGGCCCCAGACTGGGCGACCGCTACTCCAAGGAAAAACACGGCGACTGGGATCTTGCCTGTATCCGGACCGAACAGGAAAACGACCCCTGCTCGCTGTTGCAGGTTCTGGCCGGGCCGCAGGGCAACCCGATGGCTGAGGTGTCCCTGTTCCGTATCGAACAGCAAGGCGGCCAGGCGGTTGCCGGCGCAACTGTGATCGTACCGCTGGAAACCCTGCTGCCGGCAGCGCTGACCATCTCCATCGATGGCGCGCCTGCCAAGCGCTACAACTATTCCTTCTGCAACCCACTGGGCTGCGTCGCTCAGATCGGGCTGACCCAGAGCGACATCGATGCCTTCAAAAAAGGCAAAGAGGCCGTTCTGTCGCTGCGCCCGGCACCGGCACCGGACCAGGTTGTCGAGATGAAACTGTCGCTGAGCGGCTTTACCGCCGGCTATGACGTGGTTGACGTCGTCAAACAGTAA
- a CDS encoding branched-chain amino acid ABC transporter permease, translating into MDLLNALVALTNFVLVPGLAYGSQLALGALGVTLIYGILRFSNFAHGDTMAFGAMVTILITWAFQAAGISFGPLPTALLALPFGILGAISLVLLTDRTVYRFYREQKAKPVIFVMVSLGVMFMMNGIVRFIIGPGDQRFADGERFIIKARTFKQMTGLDEGLAIKTTQGITVITAIIVVAVLFWFLNKTRTGKSMRAYSDNEDLALLSGINPERVVMYTWMIVAALATIAGVLYGLDKSFKPFTYFQLLLPIFASAIVGGLGNPIGAIAGGFIIAFSEVTITYAWKKVLTYGLPEALAPDGLVQLLSTDYKFAVSFAILIVVLLFKPTGLFKGKAV; encoded by the coding sequence ATGGATCTTCTCAACGCCCTTGTGGCGCTAACCAACTTTGTACTTGTCCCCGGGCTGGCCTATGGCAGCCAGCTGGCGCTTGGCGCGCTGGGGGTGACGCTGATCTACGGGATCCTTCGGTTCTCGAATTTTGCCCATGGCGACACCATGGCGTTCGGCGCGATGGTCACGATCCTGATCACCTGGGCCTTTCAGGCGGCCGGGATCAGCTTTGGCCCGCTTCCGACGGCGCTGCTGGCCCTGCCCTTTGGCATTTTGGGCGCCATCTCGCTGGTGCTGCTGACCGACCGGACCGTTTACCGGTTCTACCGCGAGCAGAAGGCAAAGCCTGTGATCTTCGTAATGGTCTCGCTGGGTGTGATGTTCATGATGAACGGCATCGTGCGTTTCATCATCGGCCCCGGCGACCAGCGGTTTGCCGATGGCGAGCGGTTCATCATCAAGGCACGCACCTTCAAGCAGATGACCGGGCTTGACGAAGGCCTGGCAATCAAGACCACCCAAGGCATCACCGTGATCACCGCGATCATCGTGGTGGCGGTGCTGTTCTGGTTCCTGAACAAGACCCGCACCGGCAAATCCATGCGGGCCTATTCGGATAACGAGGATCTGGCGCTGCTGTCCGGCATCAACCCGGAGCGCGTGGTGATGTACACCTGGATGATCGTCGCGGCGCTGGCGACCATTGCCGGGGTTCTCTATGGCCTCGACAAATCGTTCAAACCCTTCACCTATTTCCAGCTGCTGCTGCCGATCTTTGCCTCTGCCATCGTGGGCGGCCTTGGCAATCCGATTGGTGCCATTGCCGGCGGGTTCATCATCGCCTTCTCCGAGGTGACGATCACCTATGCCTGGAAGAAGGTGCTGACCTACGGCCTGCCAGAAGCCCTCGCGCCTGACGGGCTGGTTCAGCTCCTCAGCACCGACTACAAGTTCGCGGTCTCCTTCGCGATCCTGATTGTCGTCCTCCTGTTCAAGCCTACCGGCCTTTTCAAAGGGAAAGCGGTATGA
- the lpxD gene encoding UDP-3-O-(3-hydroxymyristoyl)glucosamine N-acyltransferase — MFTIRQIAESLGADAEGDLDLQVAQAAEPQDAQAGQLAMAMAPKYADGLKEGQALAAILWEGADWQSFGLKAAIFAPRPRMAMSGVTAMLDRGQGFPPGIHPSAVIDPSAVLGEDVSVGPLAVIGAGARIGARSVIGPHCYVGADAVIGDGAYLREMVSISARATIGARFRAQPGARIGGDGFSYVTPEVSGAENVRKTLGDQGEAKAQSWIRIHSLGAVTIGDDVEVGSNCTIDNGTIRDTVIGDGSKLDNLVHVGHNTRVGNDCLLCGQTGISGSVDIGNNVVLGGQCGVVDNIFIGDGVIAGGGTKILSNVPAGRVIMGYPAVKMETNTEMYKAQRRLPRLMRDIELLKKAVFK, encoded by the coding sequence ATGTTCACAATCCGCCAGATTGCCGAGTCTCTGGGCGCGGATGCCGAGGGCGACCTCGACCTGCAAGTTGCACAGGCGGCAGAGCCTCAGGATGCGCAGGCCGGCCAGCTGGCCATGGCAATGGCGCCGAAGTATGCCGACGGCCTGAAGGAAGGCCAGGCGCTGGCAGCCATTCTTTGGGAGGGCGCGGATTGGCAATCGTTCGGGCTGAAGGCGGCAATCTTTGCCCCGCGTCCGCGCATGGCCATGTCAGGTGTGACGGCAATGCTGGACCGCGGTCAGGGTTTTCCGCCGGGCATCCACCCTTCTGCCGTTATCGATCCTTCAGCGGTATTGGGTGAAGATGTCTCTGTCGGGCCGCTGGCCGTGATCGGGGCGGGCGCCAGAATCGGCGCTCGGTCCGTCATTGGCCCGCACTGCTATGTCGGTGCGGATGCTGTTATCGGCGACGGCGCATACCTGCGCGAAATGGTTTCCATCTCCGCCCGTGCAACCATCGGCGCCCGTTTCCGCGCTCAGCCGGGGGCGCGGATTGGCGGCGATGGGTTTTCCTATGTCACGCCCGAAGTGTCCGGCGCGGAAAACGTGCGCAAGACCCTGGGCGACCAGGGCGAGGCCAAGGCGCAATCCTGGATCCGTATTCATTCGCTGGGCGCGGTCACAATTGGTGATGATGTGGAGGTTGGTTCCAATTGCACCATCGACAATGGCACCATCCGCGACACGGTGATTGGTGATGGCAGCAAGCTCGACAACCTCGTGCATGTGGGCCACAACACCCGCGTTGGCAATGACTGCCTGCTGTGCGGCCAGACCGGGATCTCCGGGTCGGTGGACATTGGCAACAACGTTGTTCTGGGCGGCCAGTGCGGCGTGGTCGACAATATCTTCATCGGTGACGGGGTGATTGCCGGGGGCGGCACCAAGATCCTGTCCAATGTGCCCGCTGGCCGGGTCATCATGGGCTACCCGGCTGTCAAGATGGAGACCAACACCGAGATGTATAAAGCACAGCGCCGCCTGCCGCGTCTGATGCGTGACATCGAATTGTTAAAAAAGGCTGTTTTCAAGTAA
- a CDS encoding ABC transporter ATP-binding protein: MSDNPYQDDHGNKDASITNTKGIGTMQPAHLKSGPTHKVEGGPFLIGDTMTGGYGKGPDILHDCTIAVDKGEIAVIVGPNGAGKSTAMKAVFGMLNVRSGAVRLDGEDITQLTPQDRVIKGMGFVPQTSNIFTSMTVEENLEMGAFIRTDDFRDTMEQVYDLFPILRDKRNQPAGELSGGQRQQVAVGRALMTKPKVLMLDEPTAGVSPIVMDELFDRIIEVARTGLPILMVEQNAKQALEIADKGYVLVQGRNAYTGTGKELLADPEVRKSFLGG, from the coding sequence ATGAGCGACAACCCCTACCAGGACGATCACGGCAACAAGGATGCCTCGATCACCAACACGAAAGGCATCGGCACGATGCAGCCCGCTCATCTGAAAAGCGGCCCCACGCACAAGGTCGAGGGCGGCCCGTTCCTGATCGGCGACACCATGACCGGCGGCTACGGCAAGGGGCCGGACATTCTGCACGACTGCACCATCGCCGTCGACAAGGGCGAGATCGCGGTGATCGTCGGCCCCAACGGCGCCGGCAAATCAACCGCGATGAAGGCGGTGTTCGGGATGCTGAACGTGCGCTCCGGCGCCGTGCGTCTGGACGGCGAGGACATCACCCAGCTCACTCCGCAGGACCGGGTGATCAAGGGCATGGGCTTTGTGCCCCAGACCAGCAACATCTTCACCTCGATGACGGTGGAGGAGAACCTGGAGATGGGCGCCTTCATCCGCACCGATGATTTCCGGGACACGATGGAGCAGGTCTATGATCTGTTCCCGATCCTGCGCGACAAGCGCAACCAGCCGGCGGGCGAGCTGTCCGGCGGCCAGCGCCAGCAGGTGGCTGTGGGCCGCGCGCTGATGACCAAGCCCAAGGTTCTGATGCTGGACGAACCGACGGCCGGCGTCTCCCCCATCGTGATGGATGAGCTGTTCGACCGCATCATCGAGGTCGCCCGCACCGGGCTGCCGATCCTGATGGTGGAGCAGAACGCCAAGCAAGCGCTTGAGATCGCGGACAAAGGCTATGTTCTGGTGCAGGGGCGCAATGCCTATACCGGCACCGGCAAGGAGCTGCTGGCCGATCCCGAAGTGCGTAAATCTTTCCTGGGGGGGTAA
- a CDS encoding acyl carrier protein, translated as MSTQDKVIAIIAEQAVLEPSDVTLDSTLADLGIDSLGVVESIFAIEEEFDISIPFNANEPEKSDFDISNVAAIVAGIDKLVLEKA; from the coding sequence ATGAGCACGCAGGATAAGGTCATTGCAATCATTGCCGAACAGGCGGTTCTGGAACCGTCGGATGTGACCCTCGACAGCACGCTAGCGGATCTGGGAATCGACAGCCTGGGCGTGGTCGAGAGCATCTTTGCGATCGAAGAGGAGTTCGACATCTCGATCCCCTTCAATGCCAATGAGCCGGAGAAAAGCGACTTCGATATCTCCAATGTCGCGGCCATTGTTGCCGGGATCGACAAGCTGGTTCTGGAAAAAGCGTAA
- a CDS encoding ABC transporter ATP-binding protein yields the protein MIVVEDLHKHFGGFHAVDGASLEIAKGSITGLIGPNGAGKTTLFNVIAGVLEPTSGRVTMDGEDITGLPPHELFHKGLLRTFQIAHEFSSMTCRENLMMVPGAQSGETLWNTWFGRKRIADEERALRAKADEVLEFLTISHIADLKAGQVSGGQKKLLELGRTMMVDAKIVFLDEVGAGVNRTLLYTIADAIKRLNEERGYTFVVIEHDMEFIGRLCDPVICMAEGKKLAEGTLDEIKANEHVIEAYLGTGLKNKDKLEADA from the coding sequence ATGATCGTCGTCGAGGACTTGCACAAGCACTTCGGCGGGTTCCACGCGGTTGACGGCGCCTCGCTGGAAATCGCCAAGGGGTCCATAACCGGTTTGATCGGCCCGAACGGGGCTGGAAAAACCACTCTTTTCAACGTTATCGCAGGTGTTCTGGAACCGACCTCCGGCCGGGTCACCATGGACGGTGAGGACATCACCGGCCTGCCGCCGCACGAGCTTTTCCACAAGGGGCTCTTGCGCACCTTCCAGATCGCGCATGAGTTCTCTTCGATGACGTGCCGGGAAAACCTGATGATGGTGCCGGGCGCGCAATCAGGCGAGACGCTGTGGAACACCTGGTTCGGCCGCAAGCGGATCGCTGACGAGGAACGCGCACTGCGGGCCAAGGCCGATGAGGTGCTGGAGTTCCTGACCATCAGCCACATCGCAGACCTGAAGGCAGGCCAAGTGTCCGGCGGCCAGAAAAAGCTGCTGGAGCTGGGCCGCACCATGATGGTGGACGCCAAGATCGTCTTTCTCGACGAGGTTGGCGCCGGCGTGAACCGCACCCTGCTTTATACCATCGCCGATGCGATCAAGCGCCTCAACGAGGAGCGCGGCTATACCTTCGTCGTCATCGAACACGACATGGAGTTCATCGGCCGCCTCTGCGATCCGGTAATCTGCATGGCCGAGGGCAAGAAGCTGGCCGAAGGCACCCTGGACGAGATCAAAGCCAATGAGCATGTGATCGAGGCCTATCTGGGCACCGGACTGAAGAACAAAGACAAACTGGAGGCGGACGCATGA
- a CDS encoding branched-chain amino acid ABC transporter permease: protein MTETMKHTLLFAFVGVMILAEGATDFLFFSGSWNSALVILNMGLISAIMAIGVNIQWGFAGLFNVGIMGFTALGGLAVVLVSTPVIPEAWSSGGVSIVMALVMGALTVVTAVMITKFLPAGKLRMLVLSAVMIVGFIVYRAIFDPAVGSVEAINPALQGNIGGLGLPVLLAWPAGGLLAAGAAWLIGKTALGLRSDYLAIATLGIAEIIIAVLKNEDWLSRGVKNVVGLPRPLPYEVDLQADPSFVERAASWGLDPVTASTIYVKAGYALMFTVVLLALLWMAQMALKSPWGRMMRAIRDNEVAAEAMGKDVTRRHLQIFVLGSAICGIAGAMMTTLDSQMTPGTYNPLRFTFLIWVMVIVGGSGNNFGAVLGGMLIWFFWIKVEPMGILLMELVTAGMAEGSALKAHLLESASHMRLFTMGLILLLVLRFSPRGLIPEK, encoded by the coding sequence ATGACCGAGACCATGAAACATACCCTTCTTTTCGCCTTTGTGGGCGTAATGATCCTGGCTGAGGGCGCGACCGACTTCCTGTTCTTCTCCGGCTCCTGGAACTCGGCTCTGGTGATCCTGAACATGGGGCTGATCTCGGCCATCATGGCGATCGGAGTGAACATCCAATGGGGCTTTGCCGGACTGTTCAACGTCGGCATCATGGGCTTTACCGCGCTTGGCGGTCTGGCTGTGGTGCTGGTGTCGACCCCGGTGATCCCCGAGGCCTGGTCGTCAGGCGGTGTCAGCATCGTGATGGCGCTGGTGATGGGGGCGCTGACGGTGGTGACTGCCGTGATGATCACCAAGTTCCTGCCCGCAGGCAAGCTGCGCATGCTGGTGCTGTCGGCAGTCATGATCGTGGGCTTCATCGTCTACAGGGCAATCTTCGATCCGGCGGTGGGTTCGGTTGAGGCAATCAACCCCGCCCTTCAGGGCAACATCGGCGGCCTGGGCCTGCCGGTGCTGCTGGCCTGGCCCGCTGGCGGCCTGCTTGCCGCAGGCGCGGCATGGCTGATCGGCAAGACCGCGTTGGGCCTGCGCTCCGATTACCTGGCGATTGCCACGCTGGGGATTGCAGAGATCATCATTGCCGTCCTGAAGAACGAGGACTGGCTGTCGCGCGGCGTGAAGAACGTGGTCGGTCTGCCCCGCCCGCTGCCTTATGAAGTGGATCTGCAAGCCGATCCGTCCTTTGTGGAGCGCGCGGCCAGCTGGGGCTTGGACCCGGTCACCGCCTCAACCATCTATGTGAAGGCGGGCTATGCGCTGATGTTCACCGTAGTGCTGCTGGCGCTTCTGTGGATGGCGCAGATGGCACTGAAAAGCCCCTGGGGCCGGATGATGCGCGCGATCCGCGATAACGAGGTTGCGGCAGAGGCGATGGGCAAGGATGTGACCCGCCGCCACCTGCAGATCTTTGTGCTGGGGTCCGCCATCTGCGGCATTGCCGGGGCGATGATGACCACGCTGGACAGCCAGATGACCCCGGGTACCTACAACCCGCTGCGCTTCACCTTCCTGATCTGGGTGATGGTGATTGTCGGCGGATCCGGCAACAACTTCGGCGCGGTGCTGGGCGGCATGCTGATCTGGTTCTTCTGGATCAAGGTGGAGCCGATGGGCATCCTGCTGATGGAGCTGGTGACGGCTGGCATGGCAGAAGGCAGCGCACTGAAGGCGCATCTTCTCGAAAGCGCCTCGCACATGCGGCTGTTCACCATGGGGCTGATCCTGCTTCTTGTGCTTCGGTTCAGTCCCCGCGGGCTGATACCCGAAAAATAA
- a CDS encoding DUF853 domain-containing protein: MSDRIFLGGGGEGYGEQQGLDLKYANRHGLIAGATGTGKTVTLQILAEGFSNSGVPVILADVKGDLSGLAKAGSARHKLHEAFTSRAAKIGFAEYSYHACPVTFWDLYGEQGHPVRTTVAEMGPLLLARLLELSEAQEGILNIAFRLADEEGLPLLDLKDLQALLVWIGENRSQLSLRYGNVSTASIGAIQRRLLVLENQGGAGLFGEPALALSDLMRCDAAGKGMVNILAADKLMAAPGLYSTFLLWLLSELFEELPEVGDPDKPRLVFFFDEAHLLFEDAPKALVDKVEQVARLIRSKGVGVYFVSQNPADVPEDILGQLGNRIQHALRAFTAKDRKNLRLAAETYRENPRFSTEDAIREVGVGEAVTSMLQKKGVPGVVERTLIRPPSTQLGPITAEERKKMLKTSDMAGKYDTPMDRRSAFEILAQRAQAAAQAAEAAEETAEAAPEPMAREFNAARRYSGSRVSRSSSRSYKQKDSFTSAMSEAVIKELKGTTGRRIVRGILGSLFKGR; this comes from the coding sequence ATGTCAGACAGAATATTTCTCGGCGGCGGTGGAGAAGGATACGGCGAGCAGCAGGGGCTGGACCTGAAATACGCCAACCGCCATGGCCTGATCGCGGGCGCCACCGGAACAGGCAAGACAGTGACCCTGCAGATCCTGGCTGAGGGGTTTTCCAATTCCGGCGTGCCGGTGATCCTTGCGGATGTGAAGGGCGATTTGTCGGGGCTGGCTAAGGCGGGCTCGGCACGCCACAAACTGCACGAGGCTTTCACCTCCCGCGCCGCCAAAATCGGCTTTGCGGAGTATTCCTATCATGCCTGCCCGGTCACTTTCTGGGATCTCTATGGCGAACAGGGCCATCCGGTGCGCACCACAGTTGCGGAGATGGGCCCGCTGCTGCTGGCGCGTTTGCTGGAGCTGAGCGAGGCGCAGGAGGGTATATTGAACATTGCCTTCCGGCTCGCCGATGAAGAGGGGCTGCCGCTGCTGGACCTGAAGGACCTGCAGGCGCTGCTGGTCTGGATCGGAGAGAACCGCAGCCAGCTGTCTTTGCGCTATGGGAATGTGTCAACGGCCTCGATCGGTGCCATTCAGCGCCGCCTTCTGGTACTGGAGAACCAGGGCGGCGCCGGGCTGTTCGGCGAACCAGCCCTGGCTCTAAGCGATTTGATGCGTTGCGATGCGGCTGGCAAAGGCATGGTCAATATTCTGGCCGCGGACAAGCTGATGGCGGCACCGGGACTGTACTCAACCTTTCTTCTGTGGCTCCTCAGCGAATTGTTCGAAGAACTGCCGGAAGTTGGCGACCCCGACAAACCGCGGCTGGTGTTCTTCTTTGACGAAGCGCATTTGCTTTTCGAAGACGCACCCAAGGCGCTGGTCGACAAGGTGGAGCAGGTGGCCCGCCTGATCCGTTCCAAGGGTGTCGGAGTTTATTTCGTCAGCCAGAATCCCGCCGATGTGCCAGAGGACATTCTGGGCCAGCTTGGCAACCGCATCCAGCATGCGCTGCGCGCGTTCACCGCCAAGGACCGTAAAAATCTGCGGCTGGCGGCCGAAACCTATCGGGAGAACCCGCGGTTTTCGACGGAAGATGCCATTCGCGAGGTTGGCGTGGGGGAAGCGGTCACGTCGATGCTCCAGAAGAAGGGCGTGCCTGGCGTGGTCGAACGGACACTAATCCGTCCGCCTAGCACGCAGCTGGGGCCGATCACGGCAGAGGAGCGCAAGAAGATGCTGAAAACCTCTGACATGGCTGGGAAATACGACACTCCGATGGACCGCAGGTCGGCCTTTGAAATCCTGGCCCAGCGGGCGCAGGCCGCAGCGCAGGCGGCTGAAGCCGCCGAGGAAACTGCTGAGGCTGCGCCAGAACCGATGGCGCGGGAGTTCAATGCCGCACGCCGCTACTCAGGATCACGGGTCAGCCGTTCGTCTTCACGCTCTTACAAGCAGAAGGACAGTTTTACCTCTGCAATGTCAGAAGCAGTCATCAAGGAACTGAAGGGCACAACCGGCCGCCGGATCGTCCGCGGCATTCTGGGAAGCCTGTTCAAGGGCCGCTGA
- a CDS encoding beta-ketoacyl synthase: MKRVVITGAGTINALGHSVPDTLAAMREGRCGIGELDFRDVERLAIRIGGQVRGFEAEGRFNRQQMSLYDRFTQFTLTAAKEAIEKSGLEFHGELSAKAGVVLGNSGGGMQTLDENYRSVYEDGKNRVHPFVVPKLMNNAAAGHVSMQFNLKGPSFTVSTACASSNHAMAQAFQMVRSGMSPVMITGGSESMLCFGGVKAWEGLRVMSKDACRPFSANRNGMVQGEGAGIFVFEEYEHAKARDAEILCEVIGFAMSSDAADIVMPSKQGAARAIAGALQDSRIDASEVGYINAHGTGTAANDKTECAAVADVFGPHADSLMISSTKSMHGHLIGGTGAVELLACIMALRDGVIAPTIGYEEPDPECALDVVPNEAREARVEVALSNAFAFGGLNAVLALRKV; the protein is encoded by the coding sequence ATGAAACGTGTCGTTATTACCGGGGCTGGAACCATCAATGCCCTGGGCCATTCGGTGCCCGACACGCTAGCTGCCATGCGCGAGGGCCGTTGCGGTATCGGTGAATTGGACTTCCGCGATGTAGAGCGGCTGGCCATCAGAATCGGCGGCCAGGTCCGCGGCTTTGAGGCCGAGGGCCGTTTCAACCGCCAGCAGATGAGCCTCTATGACCGGTTCACCCAGTTCACCCTGACCGCTGCCAAGGAAGCCATTGAAAAGTCCGGATTGGAGTTCCATGGCGAGCTGTCAGCCAAGGCCGGTGTGGTTCTGGGCAATTCCGGCGGCGGCATGCAGACGCTGGATGAAAATTACCGCAGCGTTTACGAGGACGGCAAGAACCGGGTGCATCCGTTTGTCGTGCCCAAACTGATGAACAATGCAGCGGCCGGCCATGTGTCGATGCAGTTTAATCTCAAGGGGCCGAGTTTCACCGTATCCACGGCCTGCGCGTCTTCCAATCATGCGATGGCGCAGGCGTTTCAAATGGTGCGCTCCGGAATGAGCCCGGTGATGATCACAGGCGGATCGGAATCCATGCTGTGCTTTGGCGGAGTGAAAGCCTGGGAAGGCCTGCGGGTGATGTCCAAGGACGCCTGCCGCCCGTTCAGCGCCAACCGCAACGGCATGGTGCAGGGTGAAGGCGCTGGCATTTTCGTGTTTGAAGAGTATGAGCACGCCAAGGCGAGGGACGCCGAAATCCTATGCGAGGTCATTGGCTTTGCCATGTCTTCGGATGCAGCGGATATTGTTATGCCCAGCAAGCAGGGGGCAGCGCGGGCCATTGCGGGCGCGCTGCAGGATTCCCGCATCGACGCCTCAGAGGTCGGCTATATTAACGCTCACGGCACCGGTACGGCGGCCAATGACAAGACGGAATGCGCTGCGGTCGCGGATGTGTTCGGGCCGCACGCTGACAGCCTGATGATATCCTCCACCAAGTCCATGCACGGCCACCTGATCGGCGGCACCGGCGCGGTGGAGCTTCTGGCCTGCATCATGGCGCTGCGCGACGGGGTGATTGCACCGACCATCGGCTATGAGGAGCCCGATCCGGAGTGTGCGCTCGACGTCGTCCCGAACGAAGCACGTGAAGCCAGGGTTGAGGTGGCCTTGTCCAACGCCTTTGCCTTTGGGGGATTGAACGCGGTTCTGGCACTGCGCAAGGTCTGA